A portion of the Stigmatella aurantiaca DW4/3-1 genome contains these proteins:
- a CDS encoding RICIN domain-containing protein: MKIDRRELIKGGLAAAGAAVVARPGEAQAAAAAAYMLNRSPLRPDAFLRLPPGAVRPQGWLATQLDRQVNGLCGRFMEVSHFLQYDNTGWTRPNLGGWEEVTYWLRGYVDLGYVTGNPTVLSTASRWIDGVLGTQASDGFFGPTGLRTSLNGHADVWPHMPMLQALRAHAEYTGDSRIVPFLTRFFSYLNGQPTGVFRDGWGTWRWGDAIDVIYWLYNHTGDPFLLDLVRKIHSNSANWVDGLPNLHNVNIAQGFREPAQYGVLSGEARHRTASYDRYNDVQARFGQFPGGGFAGDENIRAGLVDPRQGFETCGIVEYMLSHELLNRITGDPVWADRVEDLAFNSLPAALDPLGRSIHYITSANSIDLDNAPKTLGQFQNGFAMQSYKSGIDEYRCCPHNYGMGWPYFVEEMWLATPDGGLCAAMYGPCTVTATVAGGVRVTITENTHYPFTDTITLSLAMTGPATFPLQLRIPAWCTAPELRINGATVPVSGGPRYASTTRTWANGDTVTLRLPMRPTVRTWPAQHNAVSVNHGPLTFSLRITENWVQTGGTAQWPQYDVHAGSSWNYGLVPGAAISVTTGVGNLADPFTPANAPIRLTTSGQRIDGWQADSQHVVTPLQDGPIATATPVEPVTLIPMGAARLRITAFPQTGGTRAWVPQGANYRLQNRHSGKVLGVDGMSGADSANVVQFDDNGTADHLWRIIDAGGGFVKLQNVNSSKVLAVENMSTANSARVQQYSDVGSADHRWQLIDSGNGWMRLRNGNSGKVLGVSGMSTANSAQAVQFDDTGTADHDWRLIPDGSIKIQNVHSGKMLAVENMSTANSARVQQYSDVGSADHRWVFLPDANGYFRIRNVNSGKVLGVSGMSTADSAQVVQFDDTGTADHLWRIRVNTGGSGSVRIQNANSGKVLAVHNASTADSANVEQYQDNGTPDHNWLIK, encoded by the coding sequence ATGAAGATCGACAGACGTGAACTCATCAAGGGCGGTCTGGCTGCCGCCGGTGCGGCCGTGGTGGCCCGTCCCGGCGAGGCCCAAGCCGCGGCCGCGGCCGCCTACATGCTCAACCGATCCCCGCTGCGGCCGGACGCGTTCCTGCGCCTGCCGCCAGGGGCTGTCCGGCCCCAGGGCTGGCTTGCCACCCAGTTGGACCGCCAGGTCAATGGCCTCTGCGGTCGGTTCATGGAGGTGTCCCACTTCCTCCAATACGACAACACGGGATGGACCCGGCCCAACCTCGGGGGCTGGGAAGAGGTCACCTACTGGCTGCGCGGCTACGTCGACCTCGGCTACGTCACTGGCAACCCCACCGTGCTGTCCACGGCGTCCCGCTGGATCGATGGCGTGCTCGGAACCCAAGCCTCCGATGGCTTCTTCGGCCCCACGGGCTTGCGCACCTCGCTCAATGGGCACGCCGATGTCTGGCCGCACATGCCGATGCTCCAGGCGCTGCGGGCACACGCCGAATACACGGGGGACAGCCGAATTGTCCCGTTCCTCACCCGGTTCTTTTCCTACCTCAATGGCCAGCCGACCGGTGTGTTCCGCGATGGCTGGGGCACCTGGCGGTGGGGGGACGCGATCGACGTCATCTACTGGCTCTACAACCATACGGGCGACCCGTTCCTGCTCGACCTGGTCCGGAAGATCCACAGCAACTCGGCCAACTGGGTCGACGGCCTGCCCAACCTGCACAACGTCAACATCGCGCAGGGCTTCCGGGAGCCCGCCCAGTATGGGGTGCTCTCCGGCGAGGCGCGGCACCGCACCGCCAGCTACGACCGCTACAACGATGTGCAAGCGCGCTTCGGACAGTTCCCCGGGGGTGGCTTCGCCGGGGATGAGAACATCCGGGCCGGCCTGGTGGATCCCCGCCAGGGCTTCGAGACGTGCGGCATCGTCGAGTACATGCTGAGCCACGAGCTGCTCAACCGGATCACCGGCGACCCGGTGTGGGCGGACCGCGTCGAGGACCTGGCGTTCAACTCGCTGCCCGCGGCCCTGGACCCGCTGGGCCGGTCGATCCACTACATCACCAGCGCCAACAGCATCGATCTGGACAACGCCCCGAAGACCCTGGGGCAATTCCAGAACGGCTTTGCCATGCAGTCCTACAAGTCCGGCATCGACGAGTACCGCTGCTGTCCGCACAACTACGGCATGGGCTGGCCGTACTTCGTCGAGGAGATGTGGCTCGCCACGCCCGATGGGGGCTTGTGCGCGGCGATGTATGGGCCCTGTACGGTGACCGCCACCGTGGCGGGCGGCGTCCGGGTCACCATCACCGAGAACACCCACTACCCTTTCACGGACACCATCACGCTGAGCCTCGCGATGACCGGGCCCGCCACCTTCCCGCTGCAACTGCGCATCCCGGCGTGGTGTACCGCGCCGGAGCTGCGGATCAACGGCGCGACGGTTCCCGTCAGCGGTGGGCCTCGCTACGCGAGCACCACCCGGACCTGGGCCAACGGCGACACCGTCACGCTCCGGTTGCCGATGCGCCCCACCGTGCGCACGTGGCCGGCGCAGCACAATGCTGTCTCGGTCAACCACGGGCCCCTGACGTTCTCGCTGCGCATCACCGAGAACTGGGTCCAGACGGGCGGGACCGCCCAGTGGCCCCAGTACGACGTGCACGCGGGCTCTTCCTGGAACTACGGATTGGTGCCTGGCGCGGCGATCTCCGTGACCACCGGGGTCGGCAACCTCGCCGATCCGTTCACACCGGCCAATGCCCCCATCCGGTTGACCACCAGCGGCCAACGCATCGACGGATGGCAAGCCGACAGCCAGCACGTCGTCACCCCCCTTCAGGACGGCCCCATCGCCACCGCCACCCCGGTCGAGCCCGTGACGCTCATTCCGATGGGCGCGGCCCGGCTGCGGATCACCGCCTTCCCGCAGACCGGTGGGACCCGCGCGTGGGTGCCGCAGGGCGCGAACTACCGGCTGCAAAACCGCCACTCGGGCAAGGTGCTCGGCGTGGACGGAATGTCGGGTGCCGACTCGGCCAACGTCGTCCAGTTCGATGACAACGGCACCGCCGACCACCTGTGGCGGATCATCGACGCCGGGGGCGGCTTCGTGAAGCTGCAGAACGTCAACTCCAGCAAGGTGCTCGCCGTGGAGAACATGTCCACCGCCAACTCGGCGCGGGTGCAGCAGTACTCCGATGTCGGCTCGGCAGACCACCGGTGGCAACTGATCGACTCCGGCAATGGCTGGATGCGGCTGCGCAACGGCAACAGCGGAAAGGTGCTGGGCGTCAGCGGGATGTCCACCGCCAACTCGGCGCAGGCCGTGCAGTTCGACGACACCGGCACCGCGGACCACGACTGGCGTCTGATCCCCGATGGCTCGATCAAGATCCAGAACGTCCACTCCGGCAAGATGCTCGCCGTGGAGAACATGTCCACCGCCAACTCGGCGCGGGTGCAGCAGTACTCCGATGTTGGCTCGGCAGACCACCGGTGGGTGTTCCTGCCGGACGCGAATGGCTACTTCCGCATCCGCAATGTGAACTCAGGCAAGGTGCTCGGCGTGAGCGGGATGTCGACGGCGGACTCGGCGCAGGTCGTGCAGTTCGACGACACCGGTACCGCGGACCACCTGTGGCGAATCCGGGTCAACACGGGTGGAAGTGGTTCGGTGCGGATCCAGAACGCGAACAGCGGCAAGGTGCTCGCCGTCCACAACGCGTCGACGGCCGACTCGGCCAACGTCGAGCAGTACCAGGACAACGGGACGCCCGATCACAACTGGCTGATCAAGTAA
- a CDS encoding glycosyltransferase: MKFLLAAPGSRGDFQPMLALARGLRAAGHEATVAARPLYAPDAAAFEVPFVPLGRDADEFLRTQSGPNAIQAFLAQELQAQLDVLPALAAGADLVLGAGMAFAVRSAAEAAGVASLAVAYAPGLFMPSGRRSILLPEPLLLTLRAFHSKHGLPDVENLLAYAFAPERVLLAADAALVGPLGGVTLWAPPTGALLLEDPRPLDAGLEAFLAAGAPPVYIGFGSLTGSAPGLNEHLLREVVGAVGCRALLYTGTVPPGRQETNGQLFRIGHTSHAQLFARVAAVMHHGGAGTLAAAARAGVPQVVVPHAYDQPFWAERAHRLGIAPAPVPARGVDAPTLIAALRHALESPSIQAQARALATTLSPRNGVETVVKSLTLRPR, encoded by the coding sequence ATGAAATTCCTGCTCGCGGCGCCAGGCTCCCGCGGAGACTTCCAGCCCATGCTGGCCCTGGCCCGAGGGCTGCGCGCCGCGGGACATGAGGCCACGGTGGCGGCACGGCCGCTCTATGCGCCCGACGCCGCCGCCTTCGAGGTGCCCTTCGTCCCGCTGGGGCGAGACGCGGACGAATTCCTCCGGACGCAGTCCGGTCCCAACGCCATCCAGGCCTTCCTCGCGCAAGAGCTTCAAGCGCAGCTCGACGTTCTTCCCGCGTTGGCGGCCGGAGCCGATCTCGTCCTGGGGGCGGGGATGGCCTTCGCGGTCCGCTCCGCGGCCGAGGCCGCGGGGGTGGCCTCGCTGGCCGTGGCCTATGCCCCGGGCCTCTTCATGCCCAGCGGGCGCCGCTCCATCCTCCTGCCGGAGCCATTGCTCCTAACCCTGCGCGCTTTCCATTCCAAGCACGGGCTGCCGGACGTGGAGAACCTGCTCGCCTACGCGTTCGCCCCCGAGCGCGTGCTGCTCGCCGCGGACGCGGCGCTCGTGGGCCCCCTGGGCGGTGTGACGCTCTGGGCTCCACCCACGGGGGCACTGCTGCTCGAGGATCCCCGGCCGCTCGACGCCGGGCTCGAGGCCTTCCTGGCGGCGGGGGCCCCTCCTGTCTACATCGGCTTCGGCAGCCTCACGGGGAGCGCTCCCGGACTCAACGAGCACCTCCTCCGGGAGGTGGTCGGCGCCGTGGGCTGCCGCGCCCTGCTCTACACCGGCACGGTGCCCCCCGGACGCCAAGAGACGAACGGGCAGCTCTTTCGCATCGGCCACACCTCGCATGCCCAGCTCTTCGCTCGCGTCGCGGCCGTGATGCACCACGGGGGCGCAGGCACCCTGGCGGCGGCCGCTCGCGCGGGGGTGCCCCAGGTCGTGGTGCCCCATGCGTACGATCAACCCTTCTGGGCGGAGCGGGCCCACCGGCTGGGAATCGCCCCCGCCCCCGTGCCGGCCCGAGGCGTGGACGCGCCCACCCTCATTGCCGCGCTACGTCATGCGCTGGAGTCCCCCTCCATCCAGGCTCAGGCGCGCGCGCTCGCCACCACCTTGTCCCCCCGAAACGGTGTCGAGACGGTGGTGAAAAGCCTCACCCTCCGGCCGAGGTGA
- a CDS encoding acyclic terpene utilization AtuA family protein, producing the protein MSTSPFRIGNASGFYGDRFSAFREMLEGGRLDVLTGDYLAELTMLILGRDRMKDPDGGFAKTFLRQMEQCLGLAAEKRVKIVTNAGGLNPAGLAAALRALAGRLGVKVQVAHVEGDDLLGRAGELGLGTPLTANAYLGAWGIAACLRAGADIVVTGRVTDASLVVGPAAAHFGWRPDEWDRLAGAMAAGHVLECGAQATGGNYSFFTEVDVRRPGFPIAEIDASGACVITKHEGTGGAVTVDTVLAQMLYEISGARYAGPDVTARFDTVELSSEGPDRVRMSGVRGEPPPPTVKVCLNHLGGFRNEMTFVLVGLDIEQKAHLVREQLEAALVKKPKEVHWTLVRTDREDAPTEEQAAAFLRVVVKDPDTKVVGRAFSGAVIELALASYPGFTMTTPPTDGAPYGVYTPAYIDAGQVEHVAVLPDLTRSVIPPSKETRVLEAVAPPALPLPLPAGPTRRVPLGRVAAARSGDKGGTANIGLWVRTDEAWRWLVHALTADALRELLPETKAFPIERHLFPRLRGVNFVIDGLLGEGVSSSTRFDPQGKALGEWLRSRHVDVPEALL; encoded by the coding sequence GTGAGCACGTCCCCCTTTCGTATCGGCAATGCCTCGGGCTTCTATGGTGACCGCTTCTCGGCCTTCCGCGAGATGCTCGAAGGGGGACGGCTCGACGTCCTCACCGGGGACTACCTCGCCGAGTTGACGATGCTCATCCTCGGCCGGGACCGGATGAAGGATCCGGACGGGGGCTTCGCGAAGACCTTCCTCCGGCAGATGGAGCAGTGCCTGGGGCTGGCCGCCGAGAAACGGGTGAAGATCGTCACGAACGCGGGCGGGTTGAACCCCGCGGGCCTCGCCGCCGCGCTGCGGGCCCTGGCCGGGCGCCTCGGCGTGAAGGTCCAGGTGGCTCACGTCGAGGGGGATGATCTCCTGGGGCGTGCCGGGGAGCTGGGGCTCGGAACGCCCCTCACGGCGAACGCCTACCTGGGCGCGTGGGGGATCGCCGCGTGCCTGCGCGCGGGGGCCGACATCGTCGTCACCGGACGGGTGACCGATGCGTCGCTCGTCGTGGGCCCGGCCGCCGCGCACTTTGGCTGGCGGCCCGATGAGTGGGACCGGCTCGCGGGGGCCATGGCGGCCGGTCACGTGCTCGAGTGCGGGGCTCAGGCCACGGGCGGCAACTACTCGTTCTTCACGGAGGTGGACGTCCGCCGCCCGGGCTTCCCGATCGCCGAGATCGACGCTTCAGGTGCCTGTGTCATCACGAAGCACGAGGGCACCGGCGGCGCGGTGACCGTCGACACGGTGCTCGCGCAGATGCTCTATGAGATTTCGGGCGCCCGGTACGCGGGGCCCGACGTGACGGCGCGCTTCGATACCGTGGAGCTGTCCTCGGAAGGGCCCGACCGCGTCCGCATGAGCGGGGTGCGGGGTGAGCCGCCGCCTCCCACGGTGAAGGTCTGCTTGAACCACCTGGGTGGGTTCCGCAACGAGATGACCTTCGTCCTCGTGGGGCTGGACATCGAGCAGAAGGCGCACCTGGTGCGCGAGCAGCTCGAAGCGGCCCTGGTCAAGAAGCCGAAAGAAGTTCACTGGACGCTTGTCCGGACCGATCGGGAGGATGCGCCCACGGAGGAGCAGGCGGCGGCGTTCCTGCGGGTCGTGGTGAAGGATCCCGACACGAAGGTGGTGGGGCGTGCCTTCAGCGGGGCGGTGATTGAGCTGGCCCTGGCCAGCTATCCAGGCTTCACGATGACGACGCCGCCCACGGACGGCGCGCCCTATGGCGTGTACACGCCCGCATATATTGATGCGGGACAGGTCGAGCACGTCGCCGTCCTACCGGATTTGACGCGAAGCGTTATTCCGCCATCCAAGGAGACGCGCGTGCTGGAGGCGGTGGCGCCTCCCGCGCTTCCCTTGCCACTGCCTGCCGGGCCGACGCGCCGCGTGCCCCTGGGACGTGTCGCCGCCGCCCGGAGTGGCGACAAGGGCGGAACGGCGAACATCGGGCTCTGGGTGCGGACGGACGAGGCCTGGCGGTGGCTGGTGCATGCGCTCACCGCCGATGCGCTTCGGGAACTGCTTCCCGAGACGAAGGCGTTTCCCATCGAGCGGCACCTCTTCCCCCGTCTCCGGGGGGTGAACTTCGTCATCGACGGATTGCTCGGTGAGGGCGTTTCCTCCTCGACGCGCTTCGATCCCCAGGGAAAGGCGCTCGGAGAGTGGCTCCGGTCGCGCCATGTCGATGTTCCCGAAGCGCTCCTGTGA
- a CDS encoding DUF1552 domain-containing protein, translating to MIRRPLSRRTLLRGLSGVAIALPFLEAMEAHASAPAAPKRFVFVFSANGTIPRAWTPTGAETSFQLGRILAPLEPHKSKLLVLDNLDMESAHHGPGDGHQKGMGHLLTGTELQEGDIFTGGDSEKVGWGGGISIDQEIARRVGQNDRFPSLLFGVQTGGADIWSRMSYSGPGSPMPAEDNPRNAFNRIFGNFNADPEGLAELRFRRHSVLDSTQEDFKKLKARLGSTDLQKVDAHLTAIREIERRLDLEDQAVGAACVKPAQPGTLDHTKNENFPAVGKLQMDLLVMALTCNLTKVATLQWSRSVSQVAFPWAGVTDRHHDLSHFGDSDADAQEKITKINLWYAQQFAYLLAQMSKIQEGDKTLLDNTAVLWGNELGVGNSHTRRDVPFVLAGSCGGYFRTGRYLKYTNAWHNSLYVSILNAMGVQTNTFGNPAYCKGALPNLT from the coding sequence ATGATCCGCCGACCCTTGAGCCGTCGAACCCTCCTGCGGGGCCTGAGCGGGGTGGCCATCGCGCTGCCCTTCCTGGAAGCCATGGAGGCCCACGCCTCGGCCCCCGCGGCCCCCAAGCGCTTCGTGTTCGTCTTCAGCGCCAACGGCACGATTCCTCGCGCCTGGACGCCCACGGGCGCGGAGACCTCCTTCCAGCTCGGCCGGATCCTCGCCCCGCTGGAGCCCCACAAATCGAAGCTGCTCGTGCTCGACAACCTGGACATGGAGTCGGCCCACCACGGCCCGGGGGATGGCCACCAGAAGGGCATGGGGCACCTGCTCACCGGAACGGAGCTCCAGGAAGGAGACATCTTCACGGGGGGCGACTCGGAGAAGGTGGGCTGGGGCGGCGGCATCTCGATCGACCAGGAGATCGCCCGGCGGGTGGGACAGAACGACCGGTTCCCCTCCCTGCTGTTCGGGGTGCAGACGGGGGGCGCCGACATCTGGTCGCGCATGTCCTACTCGGGGCCGGGCTCACCGATGCCGGCCGAGGACAACCCGCGCAACGCCTTCAACCGCATCTTCGGCAACTTCAACGCGGACCCCGAGGGGCTCGCCGAGCTGCGCTTCCGCCGCCACTCCGTGCTCGACAGCACCCAGGAGGACTTCAAGAAGCTGAAGGCGCGGCTGGGCAGCACGGACCTCCAGAAGGTGGATGCGCACTTGACGGCCATCCGGGAGATCGAACGGCGCCTGGATCTGGAGGATCAGGCGGTGGGCGCCGCCTGCGTGAAGCCCGCCCAGCCCGGCACGCTGGATCACACGAAGAACGAGAACTTCCCGGCCGTGGGCAAGCTCCAGATGGACCTGCTGGTCATGGCGCTCACGTGCAACCTCACCAAGGTGGCCACGCTCCAGTGGAGCCGCAGCGTGAGCCAGGTCGCCTTCCCGTGGGCGGGCGTGACCGACCGGCACCACGACCTGTCCCACTTCGGCGACAGCGACGCCGATGCCCAGGAGAAGATCACGAAGATCAACCTCTGGTACGCGCAGCAGTTCGCCTACCTGCTCGCGCAGATGTCGAAGATCCAGGAGGGAGACAAGACGCTGCTCGACAACACGGCGGTGCTGTGGGGCAACGAGCTGGGCGTGGGCAACAGCCACACCCGGAGGGACGTCCCGTTCGTGCTGGCGGGAAGCTGTGGCGGTTATTTCCGGACCGGGCGTTACCTCAAGTACACCAACGCCTGGCACAACAGCCTGTACGTCTCGATCCTCAATGCCATGGGCGTGCAGACGAACACGTTCGGAAACCCCGCCTACTGCAAGGGCGCCCTGCCCAACCTGACCTGA
- a CDS encoding HEAT repeat domain-containing protein, which translates to MISSRPPVPPKHASRWWVVWLASAAWLLPITAGAEAPLKQTACSFTGMIDELRVALKSGSPAYRKYARERLKAAARVMPADELRAAVQSEHDPDTLESLGAALASKSSFTEDATLVQPLLVRAAGDADPQARAAAVRSLRGTGSVDLMAKNSGVVTYEQLIRDSAPEVRQAVADNLIHESAKVYFGHDRTVSEAAVSAALASKDPQVAAKLLSEVSMEAVGHETVERLRQQLRADDPALRGAAATALGGVPGAEAPAMREALVSLYRGEKDPAVRKAALQGIVRLGMGGARSTLESLRGVAPGLDPEIDAWQSALNRGLQEWHLLLREKERLRR; encoded by the coding sequence ATGATCTCCTCCCGTCCTCCTGTTCCCCCGAAGCATGCTTCCCGGTGGTGGGTGGTGTGGTTGGCCTCGGCGGCATGGCTGCTGCCGATCACCGCCGGGGCCGAGGCCCCGTTGAAGCAGACGGCGTGCTCGTTTACCGGGATGATCGACGAGCTGCGCGTGGCGTTGAAGTCGGGCTCGCCGGCCTACCGCAAGTACGCCCGGGAGCGGCTCAAGGCCGCCGCGCGCGTCATGCCCGCGGACGAGCTGCGCGCGGCCGTGCAGAGCGAGCACGACCCGGACACCCTGGAGTCGCTGGGCGCGGCGCTTGCCAGCAAGTCCTCCTTCACGGAGGACGCCACCCTCGTGCAGCCCTTGCTCGTCCGCGCGGCGGGAGATGCGGACCCCCAGGCCCGCGCCGCGGCGGTGCGGAGCCTGCGGGGCACGGGCTCCGTGGACCTCATGGCGAAGAACAGCGGCGTGGTGACGTACGAGCAGCTCATCCGCGACAGCGCCCCCGAGGTGCGTCAAGCCGTGGCGGACAACCTCATCCACGAGAGCGCCAAGGTGTATTTCGGCCACGACCGCACCGTGTCCGAGGCGGCCGTGTCCGCGGCGCTGGCCTCGAAGGATCCCCAGGTGGCCGCGAAGCTGCTGTCCGAGGTCTCCATGGAGGCCGTCGGCCACGAGACGGTGGAGCGGCTGCGCCAGCAGTTGCGCGCGGACGATCCCGCCCTGCGAGGGGCGGCGGCCACGGCGCTCGGCGGAGTCCCTGGGGCGGAGGCCCCCGCCATGCGCGAAGCGCTCGTGTCGCTCTACCGCGGCGAGAAAGACCCGGCGGTGCGCAAGGCCGCGCTGCAAGGGATCGTCCGGTTGGGCATGGGGGGCGCTCGCTCCACGCTCGAGTCCCTGCGGGGCGTGGCCCCTGGGCTCGATCCGGAAATCGATGCCTGGCAATCCGCGCTCAACCGCGGACTCCAGGAGTGGCACTTGCTGCTGCGCGAAAAGGAGCGCTTGCGCAGGTAG
- a CDS encoding TIM44-like domain-containing protein: MRSLFRRLLRLPPWLWVLGVFTALVPLAALARGGGGEHYTRGTDDSGGGDDTGGLIYLLFRLIGFAFRYPKIGVPLLILAGLAYYFYKRNLHPTGSTQRALERKEAEQRTQVSDQSVQEWVQALKRKDPQFEVQGVLAKVRHLFPLLQEAWFKRELTPVRPFLSDATYQRFNVQLQLMAAQGVRDAICDIRLLDARIIGLSQSEWFDSLQIRIQAEMRDTDVPADASDAQALAAAQRAPLESFTEVWTFVRKPGATTRIGQDVYQGKCPQCGAPYQGGASNVCEYCQAIVNSGNYDWTLSEITQGIEHNRQAVIVKGLREARAADPALNLEILEDRASLLFWKWIDAQSRGEEKRMAQVATADIVSQLGAELDSLRQQGRRRAILECAVGAVVTRDLEVHPEGDDRAHVEIRWSARLGTVAANERRQELPPVPQRWVFTLTRRHGVRTNTANGMATDRCPQCNAPLTSSGASACAYCGTQLGTSERDWVLATTLPYETWEAQTRHRRSSGATAPASGPPEATDTVVDAQERERLLYMMAAIAASDGTVDAQERKLLKVCATRWSIPWQNVEMALNAGQPLFHRLMPGKGSPEASVFMDHLVQMALVDGRVDLKERRMLVSTAMHLGVLPQLESMLRK; encoded by the coding sequence ATGCGCTCGCTCTTCAGACGCCTGCTCCGCCTGCCCCCCTGGCTGTGGGTCCTGGGGGTCTTCACGGCCCTGGTTCCCCTGGCCGCCCTGGCCCGGGGCGGCGGGGGCGAGCACTACACCCGGGGCACGGACGACTCCGGGGGCGGCGATGACACAGGGGGGTTGATCTATCTGCTCTTCCGCCTCATCGGGTTCGCCTTCCGGTACCCGAAGATCGGCGTGCCGCTGCTGATCCTCGCCGGGCTGGCGTACTACTTCTACAAGCGGAACCTGCACCCCACCGGCTCCACCCAGCGAGCCCTCGAACGCAAGGAGGCGGAGCAGCGCACCCAGGTCTCGGACCAGTCGGTCCAGGAGTGGGTCCAAGCCCTGAAGCGCAAGGATCCGCAGTTCGAGGTTCAGGGAGTGCTTGCCAAGGTGCGGCATCTCTTCCCGTTGCTTCAGGAGGCCTGGTTCAAGCGGGAGCTGACCCCGGTCCGGCCGTTCCTCTCGGATGCCACCTACCAGCGCTTCAACGTCCAGCTCCAGCTCATGGCGGCCCAGGGCGTGCGCGACGCCATTTGCGACATCCGGCTGCTGGACGCGCGCATCATCGGGCTGTCGCAGAGCGAGTGGTTCGACAGCCTCCAGATCCGCATCCAGGCCGAGATGCGCGACACGGACGTGCCCGCGGACGCTTCGGACGCGCAGGCCCTGGCCGCCGCCCAGAGGGCTCCCCTGGAGTCGTTCACCGAGGTGTGGACCTTCGTCCGCAAGCCCGGGGCGACGACGCGGATCGGCCAGGACGTCTACCAGGGCAAGTGCCCCCAGTGTGGCGCGCCCTATCAAGGAGGGGCCAGCAACGTCTGCGAGTACTGCCAGGCCATCGTCAACTCCGGCAACTACGACTGGACGCTCTCGGAAATCACCCAGGGCATCGAGCACAACCGCCAGGCGGTCATCGTGAAGGGACTGAGGGAGGCCCGGGCAGCGGATCCGGCGCTCAACCTGGAGATCCTCGAGGATCGCGCCTCGCTCCTGTTCTGGAAGTGGATCGATGCGCAGAGCCGCGGCGAGGAGAAGCGGATGGCGCAGGTGGCCACCGCGGACATCGTCTCCCAACTGGGCGCGGAGCTCGACAGCTTGCGCCAACAGGGCCGCCGCCGCGCCATCCTGGAGTGCGCCGTGGGGGCCGTGGTCACCCGGGACTTGGAAGTCCACCCAGAGGGGGACGATCGGGCCCACGTGGAGATCCGCTGGAGCGCCCGGCTGGGCACGGTGGCCGCGAACGAGCGGCGGCAGGAATTGCCTCCTGTTCCCCAGCGGTGGGTGTTCACACTGACGCGGCGGCATGGGGTGAGGACGAACACGGCCAACGGCATGGCCACCGACCGCTGCCCACAGTGCAATGCCCCCCTCACGAGCAGTGGCGCCAGTGCCTGCGCGTACTGCGGCACCCAGCTCGGCACCAGCGAACGGGACTGGGTGCTCGCCACCACCCTGCCCTACGAGACGTGGGAGGCTCAGACGCGGCACCGCCGGTCGTCCGGAGCCACGGCCCCGGCTTCCGGGCCCCCAGAGGCCACGGACACGGTGGTGGACGCTCAGGAGCGCGAGCGACTCCTCTACATGATGGCGGCCATCGCCGCCTCGGATGGCACGGTGGACGCCCAGGAGCGCAAGCTGCTCAAGGTCTGCGCCACGCGCTGGAGCATCCCCTGGCAGAACGTGGAGATGGCCCTCAACGCCGGGCAGCCCCTCTTCCACCGGCTCATGCCGGGCAAGGGCAGCCCCGAGGCCTCCGTCTTCATGGACCACCTGGTGCAGATGGCCCTGGTGGACGGACGCGTCGATCTCAAGGAGCGGCGCATGCTGGTCTCCACCGCCATGCACCTGGGGGTTCTGCCCCAGTTGGAGTCGATGCTCCGCAAGTGA
- a CDS encoding enoyl-CoA hydratase-related protein → MPEFKVDARGAIEIWTIDGADRRNAISRAMLQELSGMVTRVSTGRAVRAVIITGAGDKAFCAGADLKERAGMSEAEVRAFLDGLRQTLRAIEKSDCVFIAAINGAALGGGTELSLACDLRVAVPATELGLTEVRLGIIPGGGGTQRLSRLVGPGRAKDLILTGRRINAAEAFSIGLVNRLAPEGHLVETSFSLAEAIVANAPIAVSTAKHAIDEGTGLELDDALALELRKYEDILQTEDRLEGLRSFAEKRPPVYKGR, encoded by the coding sequence ATGCCAGAGTTCAAGGTCGACGCACGGGGAGCCATCGAGATCTGGACCATCGATGGGGCGGACCGCCGCAACGCCATCAGCCGGGCCATGCTCCAGGAGCTGAGCGGCATGGTGACCCGGGTCTCCACTGGCCGGGCCGTTCGCGCCGTCATCATCACCGGCGCGGGAGACAAGGCCTTCTGCGCGGGCGCGGACCTCAAGGAGCGCGCGGGCATGAGCGAGGCCGAGGTGCGCGCCTTCCTGGACGGTTTGAGGCAGACGCTGCGCGCCATCGAGAAGAGCGACTGCGTCTTCATCGCGGCCATCAACGGGGCCGCGCTCGGAGGGGGCACCGAGCTGTCGCTCGCGTGCGACTTGCGCGTGGCGGTGCCCGCGACGGAGCTGGGGCTCACCGAGGTGAGGCTCGGCATCATTCCGGGCGGCGGCGGCACGCAGCGGCTCTCGCGGCTGGTGGGGCCAGGCCGTGCCAAGGATCTGATCCTCACGGGGCGGCGCATCAACGCGGCCGAGGCCTTCAGCATCGGCTTGGTGAACCGGCTGGCCCCCGAAGGGCACTTGGTGGAGACCTCCTTCTCGCTGGCCGAGGCCATCGTGGCCAACGCGCCCATCGCCGTGTCCACGGCCAAGCACGCCATCGACGAGGGCACGGGGCTGGAACTGGATGACGCGCTGGCGCTCGAGCTGCGCAAGTACGAGGACATTCTCCAGACGGAGGACCGGCTGGAGGGGCTGCGTTCCTTCGCGGAGAAGCGGCCCCCGGTCTACAAGGGCCGCTGA